From one Luteipulveratus mongoliensis genomic stretch:
- a CDS encoding helix-turn-helix transcriptional regulator: MRADRLVSLVLLLRQRGRLTADVLARELEVSTRTVLRDIEALSAAGVPVYAERGRHGGFALLPGFRTELTGLNHDEALALLAAGSGRGEQAFGLGSALASALRKVVDALPESHQARSSDAAQRFLIEPAADLLSRKMVTEELPDSTMVEVRRAVLAGHKLRIQYAATDQAPQWRTVDPIGLVTVRDKGYLLATRSGEDRTYRLSRVLAAEALPESAERPESVDLQQIWQQRSAQFRGGGSDQVTVVVRLNPARREELVTTALAVLTEEPDADGSLRLEVTFQDARHAEWALWQLGTGAEALGPQWLRTSLRNRAATIATRYEEPPER, translated from the coding sequence GTGCGGGCCGACCGGTTGGTTTCGCTGGTGCTGCTCCTGCGCCAGCGCGGTCGACTGACGGCGGACGTGCTGGCCCGCGAGCTGGAGGTGTCCACCCGCACCGTGCTGCGCGACATCGAGGCACTGTCTGCGGCCGGCGTACCGGTCTATGCCGAACGCGGCCGGCACGGTGGCTTCGCGTTGTTGCCCGGATTTCGGACTGAGCTCACCGGGCTGAACCATGACGAAGCGCTTGCCTTGCTGGCGGCCGGATCGGGTCGCGGCGAGCAGGCTTTCGGCCTCGGTTCGGCGCTCGCGTCCGCCTTGCGCAAGGTCGTCGATGCTCTGCCCGAGAGCCATCAGGCCAGGTCGAGCGACGCGGCCCAGCGGTTCTTGATCGAGCCGGCGGCCGACCTGCTCTCACGCAAGATGGTGACGGAGGAGCTGCCCGACAGCACGATGGTGGAGGTCCGGCGCGCGGTGCTCGCCGGACACAAGCTGCGCATCCAGTACGCGGCCACGGACCAGGCACCGCAGTGGCGCACCGTTGACCCAATCGGCCTGGTCACCGTGCGCGACAAGGGCTACCTGCTGGCCACGAGATCCGGTGAGGACCGCACCTATCGGCTCTCGCGGGTGCTCGCCGCCGAGGCACTCCCCGAGTCGGCGGAGCGGCCGGAAAGCGTTGACCTGCAACAGATCTGGCAGCAGCGCAGCGCTCAGTTCCGGGGCGGTGGGAGCGATCAGGTCACCGTCGTCGTACGGCTGAATCCGGCTCGGCGGGAAGAGCTGGTGACAACCGCGCTGGCTGTCCTCACCGAAGAGCCGGACGCGGACGGCTCGCTGCGGTTGGAGGTGACCTTCCAGGACGCGCGGCACGCCGAGTGGGCGCTGTGGCAGCTCGGGACTGGCGCGGAAGCCCTTGGCCCCCAGTGGTTACGGACCTCCCTGCGCAACCGTGCTGCCACGATCGCCACCCGCTATGAGGAACCCCCTGAGAGGTAG
- a CDS encoding condensation domain-containing protein gives MQMTRLELHDTIAGRLIVWEPSARTRAAIERAVPGDDQPSYMQETHLGLRRAMAKIDKRDASWVGTAFDLPGELDVDAMAAALTQWVRRHAVLWGWFVVAEDGGYQRFDLSPEDIEIVPREVKVSESPSETTDFIGGLFEETCTPFDGLGYAFAAAVGADSSVVYTAADHTYTDGFSVLVTFEEVNALYQEAIGGSPAELPPAGSFMQHAQLEREVAERATRDHPAVAYWIEYALKDGGGTPRFPMDLGLEPGEKQLLEPGRYALLSAPETDALEVHARAEGATFPALVYAACALAARDLAGQTSYRFLNPISTRYSPELQHAMGWLVNLMPVHIDVPDAADLMEVARATRQTFREARVTQELPAIRVLQILSEAFGFDSDSTERPSIVSYLDGRKAPGQEAWARQRFFGLTGGGHDDDVNVWINRMPTNTYVTCSVPGTAVARANVARYFEHVAELLRAELEGVLGHRLTSAHTAFV, from the coding sequence ATGCAGATGACCCGACTCGAGCTGCACGACACCATCGCTGGGCGGCTGATCGTCTGGGAACCCAGTGCGCGAACCCGAGCGGCGATCGAACGCGCCGTACCGGGCGACGATCAACCGTCGTACATGCAGGAGACCCACCTCGGGCTGCGCAGGGCGATGGCCAAGATCGACAAGCGGGATGCGAGCTGGGTGGGTACCGCTTTCGATCTCCCAGGTGAGCTCGACGTCGACGCCATGGCAGCCGCACTCACGCAGTGGGTGCGCCGCCACGCCGTTCTGTGGGGCTGGTTCGTCGTCGCCGAGGACGGCGGCTATCAACGGTTCGACCTGAGCCCGGAAGACATCGAGATCGTGCCTCGCGAGGTGAAGGTCAGCGAATCCCCTTCGGAGACAACCGATTTCATCGGCGGACTCTTCGAGGAGACGTGTACGCCGTTCGACGGGCTCGGCTACGCCTTCGCCGCTGCCGTGGGTGCGGACTCCAGCGTGGTCTATACCGCTGCGGACCACACCTACACCGATGGCTTCAGCGTTCTGGTGACGTTCGAGGAGGTCAACGCGCTCTATCAGGAGGCCATCGGCGGTTCACCCGCCGAGCTGCCACCTGCCGGCAGCTTCATGCAGCATGCGCAGCTCGAACGAGAGGTGGCCGAGCGCGCCACTCGTGATCATCCCGCCGTCGCGTACTGGATTGAGTACGCCCTGAAGGACGGCGGGGGAACGCCCCGATTCCCCATGGACCTCGGTCTGGAGCCGGGTGAGAAGCAGCTCTTGGAACCCGGTCGGTACGCACTGCTGAGCGCCCCTGAGACGGACGCGCTCGAAGTACACGCACGCGCCGAAGGTGCCACCTTTCCCGCCCTGGTGTACGCCGCGTGCGCCCTGGCCGCACGAGACCTGGCCGGCCAGACCTCCTACCGCTTCCTGAACCCCATCAGCACCCGCTACTCCCCCGAGCTGCAGCACGCCATGGGATGGCTGGTCAACCTGATGCCCGTGCACATCGACGTGCCGGACGCCGCCGACCTCATGGAGGTCGCCCGGGCGACTCGGCAGACCTTCCGGGAGGCGAGGGTGACGCAGGAGCTGCCGGCGATTCGTGTACTGCAGATCCTCTCCGAAGCCTTCGGGTTCGACTCCGACAGCACCGAGCGGCCCTCGATCGTGTCCTACCTCGACGGTCGCAAGGCGCCAGGCCAAGAAGCGTGGGCCCGGCAACGGTTCTTCGGCCTGACGGGTGGCGGTCACGACGACGACGTCAACGTCTGGATCAATCGCATGCCGACCAACACCTACGTGACCTGCAGTGTCCCTGGGACCGCTGTCGCCAGGGCGAACGTCGCGCGATACTTCGAGCACGTCGCCGAGCTCTTGCGCGCCGAGCTCGAAGGGGTGCTAGGTCACCGGCTGACTTCGGCCCACACCGCGTTCGTCTGA
- a CDS encoding RidA family protein: MERTAVNPVTWSVEMGFNQGEVVSGHTRTLYCSGQTAMSDDGQPQHADDMGAQLALSIDNLEAVLREAGMSLTNLVRLNVYTTDVDLLFQHYGGLASRMGAAEVAPSTTMLGVTRLAIPGQMVELEGTAVA; this comes from the coding sequence ATGGAACGAACTGCTGTCAACCCGGTGACTTGGTCGGTGGAGATGGGCTTCAACCAGGGCGAGGTCGTCTCCGGGCACACCCGGACGCTCTACTGCTCCGGTCAGACCGCGATGAGCGATGACGGCCAGCCGCAGCACGCCGACGACATGGGGGCTCAGCTGGCGCTGAGCATCGACAACCTGGAGGCCGTACTCCGGGAGGCCGGCATGTCCCTCACGAACCTCGTGCGGCTGAACGTCTACACGACCGACGTCGACCTGCTGTTCCAGCACTACGGCGGGCTGGCGTCGCGGATGGGTGCCGCCGAAGTGGCGCCGAGCACCACGATGCTCGGGGTGACACGGCTGGCGATCCCCGGCCAGATGGTCGAGCTGGAGGGGACCGCCGTCGCGTGA
- a CDS encoding glycosyltransferase family 2 protein encodes MGTALIVLTVTVQVLYLFTTSVALWFYSRPVDVIDEPSLDPADHPDAPPIVMLYPVLHELEETMRTTFIAMERAPYPDHLLRVVAIPNHDDPESIASLRKLQGEFPWLELMIVPSTADASWDTVWQAWDENPHAYWWHQGRRAKVRELPPKKTRQLVWALYQLAPEAGEGALLSYIDADSVIPTDYWYAGALGSKTYDVVQSTNITGNLLASWPTSFFAMDHIGWDATLYPHMTAHGKHPFYVLGKGLFYKLDDLIRLGSFHPWLTIEDPEVGLRLWTNGATMGMAPSPLIEEVPPTWRNGFTQRKRWMAGFFQTLSRPLKAMGMPARARWRARLNIVPTMALLINPFGLVAAIWGTADQIFNDGSSLPRWVGILSIITVIVVAPLVLFRWFRAWLMIEPVVHSRRDRIRYVLRVNPVFTTVYALWWILPIARGFVMFLFDQGLRWERTVKVDANHELIRESAVTTEANRARR; translated from the coding sequence ATGGGTACCGCGCTGATCGTCCTGACCGTGACCGTTCAGGTTCTCTACCTGTTCACGACAAGCGTCGCCCTGTGGTTCTACTCGCGGCCCGTCGACGTCATCGACGAGCCCTCCTTGGATCCCGCTGATCACCCCGATGCGCCGCCGATCGTGATGCTGTACCCGGTGCTGCACGAGCTCGAAGAGACGATGCGCACCACCTTCATTGCGATGGAGCGAGCGCCCTACCCCGACCACCTGCTTCGCGTGGTGGCGATCCCCAACCACGATGACCCCGAGAGCATCGCTTCGTTGCGCAAGCTCCAGGGCGAGTTCCCCTGGCTCGAGCTGATGATCGTGCCCTCGACCGCCGACGCCAGCTGGGACACGGTGTGGCAGGCGTGGGATGAGAACCCGCACGCCTACTGGTGGCACCAGGGCCGGCGGGCCAAGGTGCGTGAGCTGCCACCGAAGAAGACGCGGCAGCTGGTCTGGGCGCTCTACCAGCTCGCGCCCGAGGCAGGGGAGGGGGCGCTCCTGTCGTACATCGATGCAGACAGCGTGATCCCGACCGACTACTGGTACGCCGGTGCGCTCGGCTCGAAGACGTACGACGTCGTCCAGAGCACCAACATCACCGGCAACCTGCTGGCCTCGTGGCCGACCTCGTTCTTCGCGATGGATCACATCGGCTGGGACGCCACGTTGTACCCGCACATGACCGCCCACGGAAAGCACCCGTTCTATGTCCTGGGCAAAGGACTGTTCTACAAGCTCGATGACCTCATTCGGTTGGGCAGCTTTCACCCCTGGCTGACCATCGAGGACCCGGAGGTCGGACTCCGGCTCTGGACCAATGGCGCGACGATGGGCATGGCACCCTCTCCACTCATCGAAGAGGTGCCACCCACGTGGCGCAACGGCTTCACCCAGCGCAAACGCTGGATGGCCGGCTTCTTCCAGACACTCAGCCGCCCACTCAAGGCCATGGGTATGCCGGCCCGCGCTCGCTGGCGCGCCCGCCTCAACATCGTGCCGACCATGGCCCTGCTCATCAATCCGTTCGGGCTGGTCGCAGCGATCTGGGGGACCGCAGACCAGATTTTCAATGACGGATCCTCATTGCCCCGTTGGGTCGGCATCCTGTCGATCATCACGGTGATCGTCGTCGCACCGCTGGTCCTGTTCCGCTGGTTCCGAGCCTGGCTGATGATCGAGCCGGTGGTCCACAGCAGGCGGGACCGGATCCGGTACGTCCTGCGCGTCAACCCGGTCTTCACGACGGTCTACGCACTGTGGTGGATCCTGCCGATCGCCCGCGGCTTCGTGATGTTCCTGTTCGATCAGGGACTGCGCTGGGAACGGACCGTCAAGGTGGACGCCAACCATGAGCTCATCCGTGAGTCAGCGGTCACCACCGAGGCAAACCGGGCGCGCCGATGA
- a CDS encoding NAD-dependent epimerase/dehydratase family protein: protein MAKVLVTGGAGFIGSHVVDHLLEQGREVRVLDAVIEQVHGTDGPSYLSSEAELVRADIRDRAAVAAALEGVDSVVHLAAEVGVGQSMYEVKRYVDTNTSGTANLLDVLANDTHDVGKVVVASSMSIYGEGAYRCATHGDQAPGQRDEGALRRREWEVACPQCGAALEPIPTPEDKRLLPSSVYALTKMDQELLTLNVCGAYDIAATAVRYFNGYGARQALSNPYTGVAAIFSSRILNGRPPLVMEDGLQRRDFVHVKDIARATVLALTSSAADGHAVNVGGGDPISILEVAELLARALDREDIEPEVVQKYRVGDIRHCWADSTKARDLLGFVPEFSFRDKGVEDLIEWVEQQTATDRVDDAAAELSRRGLAI, encoded by the coding sequence GTGGCCAAAGTCTTAGTGACCGGTGGAGCAGGATTCATCGGGTCTCACGTTGTCGACCACCTACTGGAACAGGGCCGGGAGGTGCGGGTCCTTGATGCCGTGATCGAGCAGGTACACGGCACCGACGGCCCTTCGTACCTGTCCTCAGAGGCCGAGCTCGTCCGCGCGGACATCCGCGATCGCGCGGCAGTGGCTGCAGCACTCGAGGGCGTCGACAGCGTGGTCCACCTGGCCGCTGAGGTCGGTGTCGGCCAGTCCATGTACGAGGTGAAGCGGTACGTCGACACCAACACATCGGGGACGGCCAACCTGCTCGATGTGCTGGCGAACGACACGCACGACGTCGGCAAGGTCGTGGTGGCCTCTTCGATGTCGATCTACGGCGAGGGCGCGTACCGCTGTGCCACGCATGGCGATCAAGCACCCGGTCAGCGCGACGAAGGCGCATTGCGGCGACGTGAGTGGGAGGTCGCCTGCCCACAGTGCGGTGCTGCCCTGGAGCCCATCCCGACGCCGGAGGACAAGCGCCTCCTTCCCAGCTCGGTCTACGCCCTTACGAAGATGGACCAAGAGCTGCTGACGCTGAACGTCTGCGGCGCGTACGACATCGCTGCGACCGCCGTCCGGTACTTCAACGGGTACGGCGCACGCCAAGCCCTCTCCAATCCGTACACCGGTGTGGCGGCGATCTTCAGCAGCCGGATCCTGAACGGCCGTCCTCCGCTGGTGATGGAGGACGGGCTGCAGCGTCGAGACTTCGTGCACGTCAAAGACATCGCGCGTGCCACGGTGCTCGCCCTGACCTCGTCTGCTGCCGACGGCCATGCGGTCAATGTGGGCGGTGGTGATCCCATCAGCATCCTGGAGGTGGCCGAACTGTTGGCTCGGGCGCTGGACCGAGAGGACATCGAGCCGGAAGTGGTCCAGAAGTACCGCGTCGGCGACATCCGACACTGCTGGGCCGACTCGACGAAGGCCAGGGACCTGCTCGGATTCGTGCCGGAGTTCTCGTTCAGGGACAAGGGCGTCGAGGACCTGATCGAGTGGGTGGAGCAGCAGACCGCCACCGATCGAGTGGATGATGCGGCGGCCGAGCTGTCCCGACGCGGGCTGGCGATCTGA
- a CDS encoding purple acid phosphatase family protein: MDTTPRPNDAPERPGTARRHLLAGAGFAVAAATFAATSPADASTATRPLGRGNRPQHGADPVRTPAVDGLHLQFGADAATEVVASWHTLQPVQHPRVFLGDSRGTFERTAAATTVSYVDAKSGRTVYAHHAPLRRLRPSNAYLYAALHDGAAPQFGEFTTGPKGRARVTFTSFGDQGTPTLGKLLAGAAKPTWVNDNLGGPAGADTTAGVERVQPMFHLFNGDLCYANLAEDRIRTWWDFWDNNSRSARNRPWMPSAGNHENELGNGPIGYEAYQTYFSLPGSGGPRGVTRGLWYSFTIGAVRVISIANDDVCYQDGGNTYVRGYSDGAQQAWLERELKAARRDRGIDWVVVCMHQVAISSADQANGADLGIRQEWVPLFDRYGVDLVVCGHEHHYERSHPIRGQAANATLTPKTAVRDPKVVDTTKGTVHMILGGGGTSVTSNQVLFDPPQCRVITAVGAPDPTTGKRPPIYTTEPADWSASRDRDHSYGFAGFEVDPGRPGGDTTITVTYYNTVGTGGALEEFETFTLRRPRSDR; encoded by the coding sequence ATGGATACGACTCCTCGTCCTAACGACGCGCCCGAGCGCCCCGGGACCGCCCGTCGCCACCTTCTCGCAGGTGCTGGATTCGCTGTCGCCGCAGCGACGTTCGCCGCTACATCGCCCGCCGATGCATCCACGGCCACGCGTCCGCTCGGCCGCGGGAATCGCCCCCAGCACGGCGCGGACCCGGTCCGGACGCCGGCCGTCGATGGCCTGCACCTGCAGTTCGGCGCCGATGCCGCCACGGAGGTCGTGGCGAGCTGGCACACGCTCCAGCCGGTGCAGCACCCTCGCGTCTTCCTCGGGGACTCGCGTGGCACGTTCGAGCGCACCGCAGCCGCGACGACCGTGTCGTACGTCGACGCCAAGTCCGGGCGGACGGTGTACGCCCACCACGCGCCGCTCCGTCGGCTGCGACCCTCGAACGCCTACCTGTACGCCGCTCTCCACGACGGCGCCGCGCCTCAGTTCGGTGAGTTCACGACAGGCCCGAAGGGTCGCGCTCGCGTGACGTTCACCAGCTTCGGCGACCAGGGCACGCCCACGCTCGGCAAGCTGTTGGCCGGCGCGGCGAAGCCGACCTGGGTCAACGACAACCTGGGCGGCCCGGCCGGCGCCGATACGACCGCCGGGGTCGAGCGGGTCCAGCCGATGTTTCACCTGTTCAACGGCGATCTCTGCTACGCCAATCTCGCCGAGGACCGCATCCGCACCTGGTGGGACTTCTGGGACAACAACTCCCGCAGCGCCCGCAACCGGCCGTGGATGCCGTCGGCCGGCAACCACGAGAACGAGCTCGGCAATGGACCGATCGGGTACGAGGCGTACCAGACCTACTTCAGCCTGCCGGGCAGCGGCGGACCGCGCGGCGTGACGCGAGGTCTGTGGTACTCGTTCACCATCGGCGCGGTGCGCGTCATCAGCATCGCCAACGACGATGTCTGCTACCAGGACGGCGGCAACACCTATGTCCGTGGTTACTCCGACGGCGCGCAGCAGGCGTGGCTCGAGCGCGAGCTGAAGGCGGCGCGCAGGGACCGCGGCATCGACTGGGTCGTCGTCTGCATGCACCAGGTCGCGATCAGCTCGGCGGATCAGGCCAACGGCGCCGACCTCGGCATCCGTCAGGAGTGGGTGCCGCTGTTCGACCGGTACGGCGTCGACCTCGTCGTGTGCGGGCACGAACATCACTACGAGCGCAGCCACCCGATCCGTGGTCAGGCCGCCAACGCGACGCTCACGCCGAAGACGGCCGTGCGCGACCCGAAGGTCGTCGACACCACGAAGGGCACGGTGCACATGATCCTCGGCGGCGGCGGGACGTCGGTGACGTCCAACCAGGTGTTGTTCGACCCGCCGCAGTGCCGTGTCATCACCGCCGTCGGCGCGCCAGACCCGACGACGGGCAAGCGTCCGCCGATCTATACGACCGAGCCGGCGGACTGGTCGGCGTCGCGGGACCGGGACCACTCGTACGGCTTCGCGGGCTTCGAGGTCGACCCGGGCCGACCGGGCGGAGACACCACCATCACGGTGACGTACTACAACACGGTCGGCACGGGCGGTGCACTGGAGGAGTTCGAGACCTTCACGCTGCGGCGGCCACGCAGCGACCGCTGA
- a CDS encoding UDP-glucuronic acid decarboxylase family protein, with the protein MSVLVTGGAGFIGRHLVTRLLSEGNRVYVVDDFSTGVRGLLPSHSRLTVLEADVIEPLSIPARVDRIFHLACPASPPHYQADPVRTFRTGVWGTFNVLELARATKARVLLASTSEVYGDPHQHPQRESYWGHVNPWGVRSCYDEGKRGGETLAHDFRLQYEVDVRVARIFNTYGPGMRLDDGRVISNFLYAAIHEEPLTIYGDGTQTRSFCYVDDLVSGLLALMEVPGAPEHPVNLGNPQEFTMNELAHQIDDLCGPQVRTHHRLPEDDPSQRRPDISLAQELLHWHPVVGLREGLGRTFDALRSTALSGPRRERSA; encoded by the coding sequence ATGAGCGTCCTGGTCACCGGTGGCGCCGGCTTCATCGGACGGCACCTCGTGACGAGACTCCTGTCAGAAGGCAACCGCGTGTACGTGGTGGATGACTTCTCCACCGGAGTGCGAGGGCTCCTGCCGTCCCACTCGCGCTTGACCGTGCTGGAGGCAGACGTCATCGAGCCGCTGTCCATCCCGGCACGAGTCGATCGCATCTTCCACCTCGCCTGCCCGGCGTCGCCGCCGCACTACCAAGCCGATCCGGTACGCACCTTTCGGACAGGCGTCTGGGGCACGTTCAATGTCCTCGAGCTGGCTCGTGCCACGAAGGCTCGCGTTCTGCTGGCCTCGACATCGGAGGTCTACGGCGATCCCCACCAGCACCCTCAACGCGAGAGCTACTGGGGGCACGTGAACCCATGGGGCGTCCGCTCCTGCTACGACGAAGGTAAACGCGGAGGCGAGACGCTCGCGCACGACTTCCGTCTCCAGTACGAAGTTGACGTCCGGGTCGCACGCATCTTCAACACGTACGGCCCGGGCATGCGGCTGGACGACGGGCGCGTCATCAGCAACTTCCTCTACGCGGCGATCCACGAAGAACCGTTGACGATCTACGGCGACGGCACCCAGACCCGATCGTTCTGCTACGTGGACGACCTCGTCTCTGGCCTGCTTGCTCTCATGGAAGTGCCTGGCGCTCCTGAACATCCAGTCAATCTGGGCAACCCTCAAGAGTTCACCATGAACGAGCTCGCGCACCAGATCGATGACCTGTGCGGACCACAGGTACGCACCCATCATCGGCTTCCCGAGGACGACCCCTCACAACGCCGCCCCGACATCTCTCTCGCCCAAGAGCTGCTGCACTGGCACCCCGTGGTCGGGCTCCGCGAGGGCTTGGGCCGGACGTTCGACGCGCTTCGCAGCACGGCCTTGTCCGGTCCGCGGCGTGAGCGCAGCGCCTAG
- a CDS encoding sensor histidine kinase, whose amino-acid sequence MSRADGPVRHRLFVRLLAGSIIVAMCTIAATAWLAARSTTGSIEREQGQALSTDAHIYDTVLAYAATHSTWDGVEARVRALAAQSGRRIAITTEQRTEIADSAAGRARPVRASSVIDPLQTDPSLNASVSRIDPRAAGPYRLPSADRIRLRTAADTLAKCLRGNGIQANVVESPTGRARVTGYNRVAPTACPVVSFEGSTPTEQRALDQLRTLAAPCLKPAGQTATPRLSVDATGTPVVDSTVPSVVTCLNNARRAQLRPYVAAPALLFITQPAGEPSPSIRLSSAGTTRIALAGLVILVLAALISALIAARLLRPVHALTLAAQRMQDGDTAARVQVRARGELGQLSRTFNQMSEHLERTEQQRRNMVSDISHELRSPLANVRGWLEATQDGVADLDPALVTLLLDETLTLQHLVDDLQDLAEADAGQLHLHREPVDITDLLESVRAAHRTAATSANVVLSAEITDGAEVFADPVRLRQAVSNLVSNAIRHTPAGGHVTLRAQQHTDQVMIEVTDTGGGISAEDLPHVFDRFWRADKSRSRHTGGSGLGLTIAKRLVEAHAGTLTATSEPDVATSFTITLPSHPGLLAEDASLSRVSSNPQDDSA is encoded by the coding sequence ATGTCACGCGCTGACGGGCCGGTGCGGCACCGCTTGTTCGTACGGCTGCTCGCCGGATCGATCATCGTCGCGATGTGCACGATCGCCGCGACCGCGTGGCTGGCCGCGCGCAGCACCACGGGATCCATCGAGCGCGAGCAGGGTCAGGCCCTCAGTACCGACGCGCACATCTATGACACCGTTCTTGCTTACGCCGCAACGCATTCCACGTGGGACGGCGTCGAAGCCAGGGTCCGAGCACTCGCCGCGCAGAGCGGTCGGCGCATCGCGATCACGACCGAGCAGCGCACTGAGATCGCAGACTCGGCTGCCGGCCGAGCGCGGCCGGTGCGCGCCTCCTCCGTCATCGACCCACTGCAGACCGACCCCAGCCTCAACGCCAGCGTCAGCCGCATCGACCCCCGTGCGGCCGGGCCCTACCGACTGCCCTCGGCCGACCGGATCAGGCTGCGCACCGCGGCTGACACTCTCGCGAAGTGCTTGCGTGGCAACGGAATTCAAGCCAATGTCGTTGAGTCGCCCACTGGTCGTGCTCGCGTCACTGGCTACAACCGGGTGGCTCCAACCGCATGCCCCGTTGTCAGCTTCGAGGGCTCCACGCCCACCGAGCAGCGCGCGCTCGACCAGCTCCGCACCCTGGCCGCGCCGTGCCTGAAGCCGGCCGGCCAGACAGCCACACCTCGCCTGAGCGTCGACGCCACCGGGACTCCCGTCGTCGACAGCACCGTGCCTTCCGTGGTGACCTGCCTGAACAACGCGCGTCGCGCGCAGCTTCGACCGTACGTCGCAGCGCCGGCCCTGCTGTTCATCACCCAGCCCGCAGGTGAACCCTCACCCAGCATTCGGCTGTCCTCGGCGGGCACGACTCGAATCGCCCTCGCCGGACTCGTGATTCTCGTGCTCGCGGCGCTGATCAGCGCCCTGATCGCTGCCCGGTTGCTACGCCCGGTCCACGCACTCACACTCGCGGCTCAACGGATGCAAGACGGCGACACTGCGGCTCGCGTCCAGGTGCGCGCCCGAGGCGAGCTCGGTCAGTTGTCGAGGACGTTCAACCAGATGTCGGAACATCTCGAGCGCACCGAGCAGCAGCGCCGCAACATGGTCAGCGACATCTCGCACGAGCTCCGCAGTCCGTTGGCCAATGTGCGCGGCTGGCTCGAAGCCACCCAGGACGGCGTCGCCGATCTCGATCCAGCCCTCGTCACTCTGCTGCTCGACGAGACGCTGACCCTGCAACACCTGGTCGACGACCTTCAAGACCTGGCAGAGGCCGACGCCGGCCAGCTCCACCTGCACCGCGAACCCGTCGACATCACCGACCTCCTCGAGTCCGTACGCGCCGCGCACCGCACCGCCGCGACCTCCGCGAATGTCGTGCTGAGCGCCGAAATTACTGATGGCGCAGAGGTATTCGCCGACCCAGTGCGTCTGCGGCAGGCCGTCAGCAACCTGGTCAGCAACGCGATCCGGCACACTCCAGCGGGCGGGCACGTCACCCTCCGTGCTCAGCAGCACACCGATCAGGTCATGATCGAGGTCACCGACACCGGCGGCGGCATCAGCGCCGAAGACCTACCGCATGTGTTCGACCGGTTCTGGCGCGCCGACAAGTCACGCAGCCGGCACACCGGTGGCAGCGGCCTCGGCCTGACGATCGCGAAACGCCTCGTCGAGGCACACGCCGGCACCCTCACCGCCACCAGCGAGCCAGACGTCGCCACCTCGTTCACCATCACCCTGCCCTCTCACCCGGGCCTTCTCGCCGAAGACGCCAGTCTGTCCCGGGTCTCTTCGAACCCTCAGGATGACTCCGCGTAG